From Plasmodium chabaudi chabaudi strain AS genome assembly, chromosome: 12, the proteins below share one genomic window:
- a CDS encoding conserved Plasmodium protein, unknown function (query 675-675;GPI_cleavage_site_score=0.11019999;~;query 553-676; ~;query 530-552; ~;query 677-696; ~;query 1-529; ~;query 697-706; ~tmhmm; query 1-707): protein MNTPSKCVNCIENYSSRLNITNRQFENEPENVTSKTKLIDISAKDSCTSYTPLINKTKFVNHKNNNEYNKDRHKIFSSLLKKIRNGKEKASVNIKNYYDKKKYTYIYEKNLGRNKKKFTLLNCENGDSININNDTNIGINDKTKINRNANFLKIFQHIKNESTDGEVAKLRGVKIDGNKQNKKIEDYLINLQTNQNRNPDMICNPHMKYLRNIKKLLHISDEEIKDVIEISKFEINLNINTFYCKFINENSDNALLKYNVNYNKNVYDIQEKRGHKNEKIISYKKKFPIGFLLHQYNISMQENLYYCYRIYEPDNFENDKNNMRGNIDHRKCHHFCAETNVYEENYDKYCSAMKYKESISNSDELLTNQYIDDNFDEIYYIQRINANNDTFSVFVKIYQIYIFSRVNNEINIDNKEDKNHDNNNNRNAQNRIKGYRNLEDSYEERINSCNSNKTKVSIYVFITILNDSLLKYIIKKKILYDVTNCINQWEIDIITEVQNLKNATSNISMSIKIKEWNDNIYCIIKNIENFINDYLIVFIRNIAINIIYFLGVYENNMLQNYISFLKTEDSNNLHTRQKYTFKSIYNDIKKKIQELKPKKKRSNEHRQKKRQNIPHNQNYKKGHNWFQNIFKKNDNKKKHTFFYDDACFFNNLTIDKKKCYFKSHHEANSYVAYINSIYYRRIMFLYILFFFVYIAITKSMSCSCYA from the coding sequence tgaatataataaagatagacataaaatattttcctcattactaaaaaaaatacgaaaTGGGAAAGAAAAGGCAAGtgtaaacataaaaaattattacgataaaaaaaaatatacatatatatatgaaaaaaatctaGGTcgcaataaaaaaaaattcacatTGTTAAATTGTGAAAATGGCGattcaataaatataaacaatgaCACTAATATTGgcataaatgataaaactAAAATAAATCGAAATgcaaactttttaaaaattttccagcatattaaaaatgagtCAACTGATGGGGAAGTTGCAAAACTACGGGGTGTAAAAATAGATGGAAACAagcaaaacaaaaaaatcgaaGACTACTTAATAAATTTGCAAACCAATCAAAATAGAAACCCTGATATGATATGCAACCCTCATATGAAATACTTAagaaacattaaaaaactattacatattagtgatgaagaaataaagGATGTTATAgaaatatcaaaatttgaaatcaatttaaatattaacacattttattgtaaatttataaatgaaaatagtgATAACGCTctcttaaaatataatgttaattataataaaaatgtatatgatATACAAGAAAAAAGGGGGcacaaaaatgaaaaaataatatcttacaaaaaaaaatttccaATTGGTTTTCTCTTACATCAGTATAATATCTCTATGcaagaaaatttatattattgttatagAATATATGAACCTGATAATTTTGagaatgataaaaataatatgaggGGTAATATAGATCATAGAAAATGCCATCATTTTTGTGCTGAAACAAATGTTtatgaagaaaattatgACAAATACTGTAGTGCaatgaaatataaagaaagtATAAGCAATAGCGATGAGCTTTTAACAAACCAATATATTGATGATAATTttgatgaaatatattatatccaAAGAATAAATGCGAATAATGACACATTTTCTGTGtttgttaaaatttatcaaatatatattttttcgagAGTAAACAATGagataaatatagataataaAGAAGACAAAAATCAtgataacaataataatcgAAATGCTCAAAATCGAATTAAGGGTTATCGAAATTTAGAGGATAGTTATGAAGAACGAATCAATTCTTGTAATTCaaacaaaacaaaagtgtctatatatgtttttattactattcTCAATGACAGcctattaaaatatataataaagaaaaagataCTTTATGATGTTACTAATTGCATAAATCAATGGGAGATAGATATAATAACAGAAGTCCAAAATCTAAAAAACGCCACTAGTAATATATCGATGtctattaaaataaaagaatggaatgataatatatattgtataattaaaaatatagaaaattttattaatgattatttaatagTATTTATACGTAATATtgctataaatattatttattttttgggtgtatatgaaaataatatgttacaaaattatatttcctttttaaaaaccGAAGATAGTAATAATTTGCACACACGCCAAAAATACACTTTTAagagtatatataatgatattaaaaaaaaaattcaagaACTAAAACCTAAAAAAAAGAGGAGTAATGAGCatagacaaaaaaaacgtCAAAATATACCTCACAACCAAAATTACAAGAAAGGGCATAATTGGttccaaaatatatttaaaaaaaatgataataaaaaaaaacacacatttttttatgatgatgcatgtttttttaataatttaacaattgacaaaaaaaagtgcTATTTTAAATCGCATCATGAAGCAAATAGTTAtgttgcatatataaatagcatatattatagaagaattatgtttttgtatattttatttttttttgtgtatataGCCATAACAAAAAGCATGTCCTGTTCTTGTTATGcgtaa
- a CDS encoding UDP-N-acetylglucosamine--dolichyl-phosphate N-acetylglucosaminephosphotransferase, putative (term=annotation;date=20150708;qualifier=removed_product=n-acetylglucosamine-1-phosphate transferase, putative;qualifier=added_product=udp-n-acetylglucosamine--dolichyl-phosphate n-acetylglucosaminephosphotransferase, putative;qualifier=added_gene_name=alg7;qualifier=added_literature=pmid:15665075;curatorName=ucb@sanger.ac.uk;~;query 44-49; ~;query 118-123; ~;query 186-191; ~;query 247-258; ~;query 306-311; ~;query 369-374; ~;query 26-43; ~;query 50-69; ~;query 98-117; ~;query 124-143; ~;query 163-185; ~;query 192-214; ~;query 224-246; ~;query 259-281; ~;query 286-305; ~;query 312-331; ~;query 351-368; ~;query 375-397; ~;query 1-25; ~;query 70-97; ~;query 144-162; ~;query 215-223; ~;query 282-285; ~;query 332-350; ~;query 398-400; ~tmhmm; query 1-401; ~pfam_scan;Pfam:PF00953.17; E()=3.2E-32;score=111.6;query 131-306;description=Glycos_transf_4;~iprscan;InterPro:IPR000715 : Glycosyl transferase, family 4;Pfam:PF00953; score=2.7E-32;query 131-306;description=Glycosyl transferase, family 4), whose translation MKSKFANDKIKADATHIYKESIPERYLFSFLIFYLLIVLYALKDTIYKNIIIFYIGPCVLLFKLSFICIPKFIQFLNQKGLCGIDLNKLSKDKVAEPIGLFPSILYFIFVLFYQILYYNDHKILLEYNAGLLSIIFMTFLGFIDDVLELKWRYKVILPFFASLPLLLCYSGETNIRIPNFLIFIFKKKIINIGFFYYIYIILLSVFCTNTINIYAGINGLEIGQTLIISIFISIHNLIEIILNIRSSDIFGLRILKQHFLSIIFTLPFISINLATFAFNFYPSKGFVGNTLTYFCGMFLAVVSIFGHYSKTLILFLVPQFLNFFLSLPQLFNFIPCPRHRLPIIDHKTNKLTHSYNFTLINLILYIFGPLSEYHLVIVLLFFQFATCSIGLFLRYFIDTT comes from the exons atgaaaagcaAATTTgcaaatgataaaattaagGCCGATGcaacacacatatataaagaaagtATACCAGAGAGATAtctattttcttttcttatattttatttattaattgtaTTGTATGCATTAAAAGatacaatatataagaatataataattttctacATTGGCCCATGTGTTCTTCTTTTTAAACTATcctttatatgcataccaAAGTTCATACAATTTTTGAATCAAAAAG GACTATGCGGTATTgatttaaacaaattaagCAAGGATAAAGTAGCGGAACCAATTGGGCTATTCCCAtcgattttatattttatttttgttttgttcTACCAGattctatattataatgaccataaaatt ttatTAGAGTATAATGCGGGATTGTTGtccattattttcatgACCTTTTTG GGTTTTATAGATGACGTTCTTGAATTAAAATGGAGATATAAAGTTATTTTACCCTTTTTCg CGAGTCTACCCTTGCTATTATGCTATTCAGGAGAAACAAACATACGAATAccgaattttttaatttttatatttaaaaaaaaaattataaatattggttttttttattatatatacattatattgTTGTCTGTATTTTGTACAAacacaataaatatatatgccg gaATTAACGGATTGGAGATTGGACAAACCTTGATTATTtcgatttttatttctatacACAATTTAATT gaaataatattgaataTTAGAAGTTCGGATATCTTTGGACTACGAATTTTAAAACagcattttttatcaataatatttaccCTTCCATTTATATCAATAAATTTGGCGACATTtgcttttaatttttatccATCAAAAGGATTTGTAGGGAATACATTAACCTACTTTTGTGGCATGTTTTTGGCAGTTGTTTCAATATTTGGCCATTATTCCAAaacattaatattatttttagttccacaatttttaaatttttttttatccttaccacaattatttaattttataccCTGTCCAAGACATAGATTACCAATCATAGAtcataaaacaaataaattaacacattcatataattttacattaataaatttaattttatatatatttggcCCTTTATCAGAATATCATTTagttattgttttattattttttcaatttgcTACTTGCTCCATTGGCTTATTTTTaagatattttattgaCACTACATAG
- a CDS encoding conserved Plasmodium protein, unknown function (iprscan;Superfamily:SSF52047; score=1.43E-13;query 1004-1510;description=null): MIGGNDVRLKNDDNEKKNKTQFKSNETNSYYSIDQNTISDGESPNICYVNKSNPGNSHINNLINNIIKCNNKFTKYNRIILSLKKINERIKCSNKCILNSCSEQKKDTKKKRKKNLLQIKHRKYKKILFTNDCKIFTKKKKKCNPKYELTEIILKHKINKKIHQIIKRVIYIAYYTNIEHYKKRNIYNNSFIYFLWNPHTLKQRNQEIKKRKKTNKLINSTNFTIINELKYNKGKQKYLNVERLNMVTDSKKANQYNNKGGKNDKILSANKKETKLMGNCETEEEDEQKCSETNYICNGLQKKSESTYDMYKGLHKNATFNGYTYGFKNSENELAKRSIKNKDSKNFHKYNSEDNASKIYMNEKRSNFCCNDNESNNLKNYLYKDNELKARNHTFSCLYEFWNNKCANNNIYFDKKLYFSKYNNTNNTDKLIDSKDIRNDSHSLRSVSKRDEHKEKKTNKLKNCILKKINTDNNNQFFLHKIDVLSDIHIHDKNNHSNYNHNGKKNCDQYYGENWKNIKFNYFPICPSIETDQINGYKHQYTKDSYIIKRTYSIDRKYNVRDYFRMSYIHKNYSSYKNRRNSTNYFAQNINCCNIESEQTDRYFFSKKLIPDFLNINKHNNNKKEIKCKNNVEKNVAFYYNSHYSDKHNVNFLSYQNNNNYNEKSRNSMEDIRYNTNNSSSNATINEINHNNSASTRASNTNSSNSYTNIHASVQPFKRLKNRVNNHFSALKRSYKNYQKNFEEEKIIFFNSIRNIIRIIKEIKKLKADLKKEKKYCSVICDEKKKEEFNNLIKYLLHQKIIRKKLKEYYFKKIDKGLFTFLLRSNYANFLFSEEEVKLLKRWNMIKKERSKFDNNENHEENKAYGKNNKFQSNNNLGYDYTDTLNITCPDQTNICLGFEKEGETCYQEVSKNEEVLQNNILNYEGRKSYQNNYNRRSQFYGNNNEVRLYAANEFSHNIIEEYYKGNYLKGIYIDNLNDLYLKYCKKSKRGIIFNVLSFFKNIKIKNVSKKFKKKLKNNQHIYLSKIYNDKKMLRHIKYIFIKLLKKNITDINSIHINNCFLNSTTCFFLFLILTIFKNISTIKIVQCHIYYSHFYISLYYIKNNNLKNLYFMYNHIIHCESPDKDIYDYKYYKKCIIYFDLNYLKKKSKNNNRQRDKKHVEDITGSEYIPYSFEQLENCQIGKTENDHKSNTTSHYGINKIVIKKNKKVIPLDNILFYDIFIAKKKKLNKGTAINERMTIKLCKLPNKEHKNSIISSNIEGNPQEQFGWYDSISTAPPLPNTGEEDQNNEEHITNDIHTEIEKSENRYICDDTKFSSNINTYNIHSSSCSNEISSENSAQDSENYIYTFPRKIIEYFNLEKLKVLRLSSNKLDDDALTHLSTLIKKNKLNKLKILDLRWNNFTYKSLLSLLFALINSVKNGYKNSTISDLKTNKQTNRLKLRKLLLSGNNIDSSLYSSFLSGFCTCNYIVVAELDFSMNIIDNECFPITLKYFKHILNLQKRKKNNNNISGVYINLDHNSLKNSTYINKLMKILFKFPRNKKKYIKNKNMEQTNFIDQTAMAEQNILLSLQYNDIKNIDKNVAFHKYEQRIRF, from the coding sequence atgatTGGGGGAAACGATGTTAGacttaaaaatgatgataatgaaaaaaaaaacaaaaccCAATTTAAAAGTAACGAAACGAACTCATATTATAGCATTGACCAAAATACAATAAGCGATGGCGAATCCCCTAATATATGCTATGTAAATAAATCGAATCCTGGCAATTCAcacattaataatttaattaataatattattaaatgcaacaataaatttaccaaatataatagaattattttatccttaaaaaaaattaacgaAAGAATTAAATGCTCTAACAAATGTATACTAAACAGTTGTAGtgaacaaaaaaaggacacaaaaaaaaaaagaaaaaaaaacctattgcaaataaaacacagaaaatataaaaagataCTATTCACTAATGATTGTAAAattttcacaaaaaaaaaaaaaaaatgtaaccctaaatatgaattaaccgaaattatattgaagcataaaataaataaaaagatacaccaaattattaaaagagtgatatatatagcatattatacaaatatagaacattataaaaaaagaaatatatacaataattcGTTCATATACTTTTTGTGGAATCCACACACTTTGAAGCAAAGGAAccaggaaataaaaaaaagaaaaaaaacgaacaaattaattaaCAGTACAAACTTTACAATTATAAATGagttaaaatataataaaggaaaacaaaaatatttaaatgtaGAAAGATTGAATATGGTTACTGATAGCAAAAAAGCTAAccaatataataacaagGGGGGCAAAAATGATAAGATTCTATCtgctaataaaaaagaaacaaaattaatggGAAACTGTGAAACGGAAGAAGAGGACGAACAAAAATGTAGtgaaacaaattatatttgcaatggtttgcaaaaaaaatctgAGAGCACCTATGATATGTATAAGGGATTGCATAAGAATGCTACATTCAATGGTTACACATATGGCTTCAAAAATTCAGAGAATGAACTCGCAAAAAGgagtataaaaaacaaagatTCAAAGAATTTTcacaaatataattcaGAAGACAATGCAAGCaagatatatatgaatgaaAAGCGCTCCAACTTTTGTTGTAATGATAATGAAAGTAATAATTTGAagaattatttgtataaagATAATGAATTAAAGGCACGCAATCACACATTTAGTTGTTTGTACGAATTTTGGAACAATAAATGCgcaaataataacatatactttgataaaaagttatattttagtaaatataataacacaAACAATACTGATAAATTAATTGACTCAAAAGATATAAGAAATGATTCTCATTCTTTGAGAAGCGTAAGCAAACGAGATGAAcataaagaaaagaaaacaaataaattaaaaaattgtattttaaaaaaaataaatacagataataataaccaattttttttacacaaaATAGATGTTTTGAGCGATATCCATATtcatgataaaaataatcatagTAATTATAATCATAATGGAAAAAAGAATTGCGATCAATACTATGGGGAAAATTggaaaaacataaaatttaattattttccaatATGTCCCTCGATAGAAACTGACCAAATAAATGGATACAAACATCAATACACCAAAGAtagttatattataaagagGACCTACAGTATAGATAGAAAATACAATGTTAGAGATTATTTTCGCATGagttatattcataaaaattatagtagttataaaaatagaagaaATAGTACAAACTATTTTGcccaaaatataaattgttGCAACATTGAATCAGAGCAAACAGACAGATATTTTTTcagtaaaaaattaatccCGGATTTTctaaacataaataaacataataataataaaaaggaaatcaAATGTAAGAATAATGTAGAGAAAAATGttgcattttattataactcTCATTATTCGGATAAACAcaatgttaattttttgtcttatcaaaataacaataattataatgaaaaatcaaGAAATTCGATGGAAGATATAAGATacaatacaaataatagtaGTAGTAATGCAACtattaatgaaattaatcataataatagtgCCAGTACAAGGGCAAGCAACACCAACAGCAGCAATAGCTATACTAATATACATGCATCGGTACAACCGTTCAAAAGACTAAAAAACCGAGTCAACAACCACTTTAGTGCGTTAAAACGAAGttacaaaaattatcaaaaaaattttgaagaagaaaaaattattttttttaattcaataAGAAACAtaataagaataataaaagagattaaaaaattaaaagccgatcttaaaaaggaaaaaaagtATTGCTCAGTTATAtgtgatgaaaaaaaaaaagaagaatttaataatttaataaaatatttattacaccagaaaataataagaaaaaaattaaaagaatattattttaaaaaaatagacaaaggattatttacttttttgtTGCGAAGTAATTatgcaaattttttattttctgaaGAAGAAGTCAAATTGTTGAAACGGTggaatatgataaaaaaggaaagatcgaaatttgataataatgaaaatcaTGAAGAAAACAAAGCTTATGGTAAAAACAACAAATTTCAATCAAATAACAATTTAGGTTATGATTATACCGATACATTGAATATAACATGCCCAGACCAAACAAACATTTGTTTAGGTTTCGAAAAAGAGGGGGAAACATGCTATCAAGAAGtctcaaaaaatgaagaagttttacaaaataatattttaaattatgaagGAAGAAAAAGTTATcagaataattataatcgAAGAAGCCAGTTTTATGGAAATAACAATGAGGTCAGGCTTTATGCAGCAAATGAATTTAGTCATAACATCATAGAGGAATATTATAAAGGAAATTATCTAAAAGGGATATACattgataatttaaatgatttatatttaaaatattgtaaaaaaagcaaaagGGGCATAATATTTAACGTGCTATCCTTCtttaagaatataaaaataaaaaatgtgtctaaaaaatttaaaaaaaaattaaaaaataaccagcatatatatctttctaaaatatataacgataaaaaaatgctaagacatataaaatacatatttataaaattattaaaaaaaaatatcactGATATAAATTCAATACATATcaataattgttttttgaATTCAACTacctgtttttttttgtttttaattttaacaatttttaaaaatattagtacaattaaaattgtgcaatgccatatatattattctcatttttatatatctctatattatataaaaaataataatttaaaaaatctgtattttatgtataacCATATTATCCACTGTGAATCACCCGACAAAGATATCTATgactataaatattataagaagtgtataatatattttgatctAAATtatcttaaaaaaaagtcaaaaaataataatagacaAAGAGATAAAAAACATGTTGAAGATATAACGGGATCAGAATATATTCCTTATTCTTTTGAACAACTTGAAAATTGCCAAATAGGAAAAACAGAAAATGACCACAAAAGTAATACAACATCACATTATGGTATAAACAAGATAGTCATTAAGAAGAATAAAAAGGTAATACCccttgataatatattattttacgatatatttatcgcaaaaaagaaaaaattaaacaaaGGAACCGCAATCAATGAGCGCATGACAATAAAATTGTGTAAATTACCAAATAAagaacataaaaatagcaTAATTTCCTCAAACATCGAAGGAAATCCACAAGAGCAATTTGGCTGGTATGATAGCATTTCAACTGCCCCACCATTACCGAATACTGGAGAAGAAGATCAAAACAACGAAGAACATATTACTAATGATATACATActgaaattgaaaaaagcGAAAACAGATATATATGTGATGACACAAAATTTAGTAGCaatattaatacatataatatacacaGTTCATCATGTAGTAATGAAATTAGCTCAGAAAATTCGGCACAAGATtcagaaaattatatatatacatttccaagaaaaattatagaatattttaatttggaGAAATTAAAGGTTTTAAGATTAtcttcaaataaattagaTGATGATGCTCTTACACATTTGTCCactttgataaaaaaaaataaattaaataaattgaaaatattggATTTACGATGGAATAATTTTACTTATAAAAgtttattatctttattatttgcattGATAAACAGCGTGAAAAAtggttataaaaatagcacTATATCggatttaaaaacaaacaaGCAAACAAATAGGTTGAAATTGCGTAAGCTATTATTATCGGGGAATAATATTGACAGCTCGTtatattcatcatttttgtcAGGATTTTGTACATGTAATTATATTGTAGTTGCAGAATTAGATTTTTCTATGAACATTATAGACAATGAATGCTTTCCTATtacattaaaatatttcaagcatatattaaatttacaaaaacgaaaaaaaaataataataatattagtggcgtatatataaatctaGATCATaatagtttaaaaaattcgacatatattaacaagttaatgaaaatattattcaaatttcctaggaataaaaaaaaatatataaaaaataaaaatatggaacAAACCAACTTTATTGATCAGACTGCTATGGCAGagcaaaatatattattaagcTTGCAATATAatgacataaaaaatatagacaaAAATGTGGCATTCCACAAGTATGAACAAAGGATTAGATTTTAA
- a CDS encoding conserved protein, unknown function (term=annotation;date=20180511;qualifier=removed_product=conserved Plasmodium protein, unknown function;qualifier=added_product=conserved protein, unknown function;curatorName=ucb@sanger.ac.uk;~;query 1-6; ~;query 7-29; ~;query 30-463; ~tmhmm; query 1-464), which yields MFIRASTIFTYIYYILLFYKYCMHSYGLHFKKTNIREMFLPNIKLTNKSNLMKVRRKNVINYKNPEKRKEKWIDEINKVNKFSLFKNCKKKENEQTHNDVEDICSEMKENSIMSIPGKMKKNNISNELKKETKNERIKGDRNNVTGMRSDESHMDYKSGEILDTHIYDKEKKDDENVDNNAEIGNESLNNLTEEDPKNNEVIRKEENAEISTSNDLELKIAKEIELGIKKKKKKTMSEEIRKKLSELAKLRWRNEEERKKLLRCKNKFKHSEKTKQILSYKIKLKWKDENYRKNVMQKTLIFNQDENTKRRKSLILKEKWKVKEFREKMLCNRKPFSVERRKKISDIIKQKWREEGYKKKTLDAIRENYKKRKLNVGLNPNLNYIQNLIMFKQLGISPPKMRQFPEVHKEKLRGKKKKKTKKAKKSYKENWKNIYDNILDKNEFRNPIPYLGSIDHLSVSTNI from the exons atgtttatacGTGCAAGTACGATCTTtacgtatatatattatatcctATTGTTCTATAAATACTGTATGCATTCATATGGATTACATTTCAAAAAGACGAATATAAGGGAAATGTTTTTAcctaatataaaattaactaATAAATCCAACTTAATGAAAGTAAGAcgaaaaaatgttataaattataaaaatcctgaaaagagaaaagaaaaatggattgatgaaataaataaggttaataaattttccctatttaaaaactgtaaaaaaaaagaaaatgagcAAACACACAATGATGTTGAAGATATTTGCAGCGAAATGAAAGAAAATTCAATTATGAGTATCCCcggaaaaatgaaaaaaaataatatatcgaatgaattaaaaaaagaaacaaaaaatgagcGTATAAAAGGCGACAGAAATAATGTAACTGGAATGAGGAGTGACGAATCTCATATGGATTACAAATCTGGGGAAATATTGGatacacatatttatgATAAGGAAAAGAAAGACGATGAAAACGTTGACAATAATGCTGAAATTGGAAATGAATCATTGAACAACCTTACCGAAGAAGACCCCAAAAATAATGAGGTTATAAggaaagaagaaaatgcaGAAATATCCACTTCTAATGATTtggaattaaaaattgcCAAAGAAATTGAATTGgggataaaaaaaaaaaaaaaaaaaacaatgtCAGAAGAAattcgaaaaaaattatcagaGTTAGCTAAATTGCGATGGAGAAATGAAGAAGAGCGAAAAAAACTTTTACggtgtaaaaataaatttaagcattccgaaaaaacaaaacaaatactatcttataaaataaaattaaaatggaaagatgaaaattacagaaaaaatgttatgCAAAAaactttaatttttaatcaagatgaaaatacgaaaagaagaaaatcattaatattaaaagaaaaatggaAGGTAAAAGAATTCCgagaaaaaatgttatgCAATAGAAAACCTTTTAGTGTAGAaagaaggaaaaaaatttctgatatcataaaacaaaaatggaGAGAAGaaggatataaaaaaaaaactttggATGCTATAAGggaaaattacaaaaagagaaaattgAATGTAGGTTTAAACCCAAACCTTAATTACATTCAAAACCTAATTATGTTTAAGCAG CTTGGAATTAGCCCCCCCAAAATGCGACAATTCCCAGAAGTTCACAAAGAAAAGCTAAGaggaaaaaagaaaaaaaaaacaaaaaaagccaaaaaaagttataagGAAAActggaaaaatatttatgataatatattagaCAAGAATGAGTTTCGAAATCCGATACCATATCTAGGTAGCATCGATCATTTAAGTGTCAGTACAAACATATag